In Rhizobium jaguaris, a single window of DNA contains:
- a CDS encoding putative quinol monooxygenase, whose amino-acid sequence MLDQLTVIAHLVARPDKIEDTKAFLMSLIERTRAEEGCVDYHLHQSQEDPANFAFYENWTNRAALDEHMETPYLQELIARKDEFFKVDPDIRLLTMISPR is encoded by the coding sequence CATCGCTCATCTCGTGGCGCGTCCGGACAAGATCGAGGACACAAAGGCATTTCTGATGTCGCTCATCGAGCGGACGCGCGCTGAGGAAGGCTGCGTCGACTATCATCTGCACCAGAGCCAGGAGGACCCGGCCAACTTCGCCTTCTATGAAAACTGGACCAACCGCGCGGCCCTGGACGAGCATATGGAGACGCCGTATCTGCAGGAGTTGATCGCGCGAAAGGACGAGTTTTTCAAAGTTGACCCGGACATTCGCCTGCTGACGATGATTTCGCCGCGATGA
- a CDS encoding LacI family DNA-binding transcriptional regulator yields MAGPRMIDIPQRHQGKRPRVTIVDVANGAGVHVSTASRALNPGTSHRISSKVVRKIEKVAEQLGYKRNTLASSLRTQKTGTIGLIVPNLSDPLFSPIIASVEERVAEDGYVTFVANSDYSPVKLRSIIERMSSQFVAGLVVASFELNDPSVELCLELGIPTVAVLRDPRHPRMSSISMDDVSGVQALVEHILDLGHRDISYVTPPLAASTAQNRLAGFNAATRLAKAAGCRFDVVEARAYDVAEGERIMAHMLASGLTSTAVLAFNDLLAVGCLVALKSAGISCPEQISLTGVNDLPFMNMLSPPLTTLHTAGRDLGLEGADLLMSLIKNLSQPIKRVLLTPHLVLRGSTGPVRKRGSDADPSPVAVQSGAITG; encoded by the coding sequence GTGGCCGGCCCCCGAATGATCGATATCCCGCAGCGTCATCAAGGCAAGCGCCCGCGCGTCACCATCGTTGACGTTGCGAACGGCGCCGGCGTGCATGTCTCGACGGCGTCGCGTGCGCTGAACCCGGGCACGAGCCATCGGATATCGAGCAAGGTCGTCCGAAAGATCGAGAAGGTGGCCGAGCAGCTCGGCTACAAGCGAAACACTCTCGCCTCTAGCCTTCGAACGCAGAAGACGGGAACCATCGGTCTCATCGTCCCTAATCTCAGCGACCCCTTGTTTTCTCCAATCATCGCTTCCGTGGAAGAACGCGTGGCGGAAGATGGCTACGTGACCTTCGTCGCTAACTCGGATTACAGTCCCGTTAAACTCCGATCGATCATCGAGCGGATGAGCAGTCAGTTCGTCGCCGGCCTGGTCGTTGCCAGCTTCGAGCTCAATGACCCCTCAGTCGAACTCTGCTTGGAACTGGGCATACCGACCGTTGCCGTTCTTCGGGATCCCAGGCACCCTCGGATGTCGTCGATTTCGATGGACGATGTTTCAGGCGTTCAAGCGCTGGTTGAGCACATTCTCGATCTGGGCCATAGGGATATCAGCTACGTCACCCCGCCGTTGGCGGCCTCTACCGCTCAGAACCGGCTGGCGGGTTTCAATGCGGCGACACGCCTTGCAAAGGCTGCCGGTTGCCGGTTCGATGTTGTCGAAGCGCGAGCCTATGATGTTGCTGAGGGCGAGCGGATCATGGCGCATATGTTGGCGTCAGGATTGACCAGCACCGCCGTCCTCGCCTTCAACGACCTGCTCGCCGTTGGATGCCTTGTTGCGCTGAAATCGGCTGGCATCTCTTGTCCGGAACAGATTTCGCTGACCGGCGTCAACGATCTGCCGTTCATGAATATGCTGTCGCCGCCGCTGACAACATTACACACTGCGGGTCGTGACCTCGGATTGGAGGGCGCCGACCTACTCATGAGCCTGATCAAGAATCTTTCGCAACCGATAAAGCGCGTCCTTCTCACGCCTCATCTGGTGCTGCGAGGCAGCACAGGCCCGGTGCGTAAGCGCGGATCGGATGCCGATCCTTCGCCTGTCGCTGTCCAATCGGGCGCGATTACCGGTTGA
- a CDS encoding ketopantoate reductase family protein yields MSWDFERSPKIAFVGTGAQGASIGADFALAGLDVTFIEQWPEHVDAMNERGITVHLPMRSINANVRAKHLCQVAELRERFDIIFLVVKAYDTRWTCQLVEPVLASDGLVVGVQNGMTQHAIASVVGVERTVGAVFDMASNMFVPGVTNRQNDHDTSWFALGALDPANRARVERIAELLRLSGRVEVSDDIGSAKWMKLVVNAAQLVPSAILNLPFAEAIKMPGMATVMRTAGYEAMRAAQADGASIVPILGMAPTTTNDPERYVDEIFDEVLKTFMMPDTLTTVLQDWRKRRRAEVLDINGYVVETLKRAEQAAPINERIVEIARSIERGSLAAQASNSSLFAS; encoded by the coding sequence ATGTCCTGGGATTTCGAGCGCAGTCCAAAGATCGCATTTGTCGGTACCGGCGCGCAGGGCGCGTCGATTGGTGCCGATTTTGCGCTGGCGGGCCTTGATGTAACCTTCATCGAGCAGTGGCCGGAGCATGTCGATGCGATGAATGAGCGCGGTATCACAGTGCACCTGCCCATGCGCTCAATTAATGCAAACGTTCGCGCAAAACACCTTTGCCAAGTGGCAGAACTGCGGGAGCGCTTCGATATCATCTTCCTGGTGGTCAAGGCTTACGATACCCGCTGGACATGCCAGCTCGTCGAGCCGGTTCTGGCATCCGACGGCCTCGTCGTCGGTGTGCAGAATGGAATGACGCAGCATGCGATCGCTTCAGTCGTTGGCGTCGAGCGCACTGTCGGCGCCGTCTTCGACATGGCGTCGAATATGTTCGTGCCTGGCGTGACAAACCGACAGAACGATCACGACACGTCCTGGTTTGCGCTCGGTGCTCTCGATCCGGCAAATCGGGCGCGGGTGGAAAGAATCGCGGAGCTGCTGCGGCTGAGTGGCCGCGTCGAGGTTTCGGACGATATCGGTTCCGCCAAGTGGATGAAGCTGGTTGTCAATGCCGCGCAATTGGTTCCGTCGGCCATCCTGAACCTCCCATTCGCGGAGGCGATCAAGATGCCCGGCATGGCGACGGTGATGCGAACCGCAGGTTATGAGGCGATGCGCGCGGCGCAGGCCGATGGCGCAAGCATTGTTCCAATCCTCGGCATGGCCCCGACGACGACCAACGATCCGGAACGCTATGTAGACGAGATTTTCGACGAAGTCCTCAAGACATTCATGATGCCGGATACGCTGACGACCGTCCTCCAGGATTGGCGGAAGAGACGGCGCGCGGAGGTCCTGGATATCAACGGATACGTCGTCGAGACGCTGAAAAGAGCGGAGCAGGCAGCTCCGATCAACGAACGGATCGTCGAGATCGCCCGCTCGATCGAGCGAGGAAGTCTGGCGGCACAGGCGTCGAACAGCTCGCTTTTCGCATCATAA
- a CDS encoding ketopantoate reductase family protein, which produces MSWDKARGPRIAFLGTGAQGASIGADFALAGLDVTFIEQWPDHVMAIRENGITVNLPTRTINAKVPALHLCQVAEIKEPFDIVFLVVKAYDTKWACQLIEPCLAPDGLIVGLQNGMTHEDIADVVGRERTIGAVIEIASNMFVPGITNRQNDHDTSWFALGALDPKTQERVEDVADLLRNSGTVEVMEDIRSAKWMKLVVNAAELIPSAIINLPLADAARAPGMLEVMRAAGYEAMQAALADGAKIVPIIGMPPVTTNHPERYVDQIFEEVLKTFSQADTLTTSLQDWRKGRRAEVQEVNGWVVDILAAHGQKAPVNQRVMDVAYDIEAGRIEARPENSTLLIETYQAVADRR; this is translated from the coding sequence ATGAGTTGGGATAAGGCGCGCGGCCCGAGAATCGCATTTTTGGGAACAGGCGCTCAGGGCGCGTCCATTGGAGCCGATTTCGCATTGGCCGGGCTCGACGTCACCTTCATCGAGCAGTGGCCGGACCACGTCATGGCCATCCGCGAAAACGGGATCACCGTGAATCTGCCGACCCGCACCATCAATGCGAAGGTCCCCGCTCTGCATCTCTGCCAAGTCGCGGAAATCAAGGAGCCTTTCGATATCGTCTTTCTCGTGGTCAAGGCCTACGACACCAAATGGGCATGCCAGCTCATCGAGCCCTGCCTGGCTCCAGACGGCCTGATCGTGGGGCTTCAGAACGGCATGACGCATGAGGACATCGCTGACGTCGTCGGCCGCGAACGGACCATCGGTGCCGTTATCGAAATTGCCTCCAACATGTTCGTTCCCGGCATCACGAACCGGCAAAACGATCATGACACCTCGTGGTTCGCTCTCGGCGCGTTGGATCCCAAGACGCAGGAGCGAGTTGAAGACGTCGCCGATCTGCTCCGGAATTCCGGCACCGTCGAAGTCATGGAGGATATTCGTTCCGCGAAATGGATGAAGCTCGTCGTCAATGCCGCCGAACTCATTCCGTCGGCGATTATCAACTTGCCGCTGGCAGACGCTGCGCGTGCACCCGGCATGCTCGAAGTCATGCGAGCAGCGGGATACGAGGCAATGCAGGCCGCTCTGGCGGATGGCGCCAAGATCGTTCCGATCATCGGCATGCCGCCGGTCACGACCAACCATCCGGAGCGCTACGTCGACCAGATCTTCGAGGAGGTGCTGAAGACCTTCTCGCAGGCCGACACATTGACGACGTCCTTGCAGGACTGGCGCAAGGGGCGCCGCGCTGAGGTGCAGGAAGTCAACGGATGGGTCGTCGACATCCTCGCCGCTCATGGTCAGAAAGCGCCGGTGAACCAGCGCGTTATGGACGTTGCTTACGATATCGAGGCTGGCCGGATCGAAGCGCGGCCGGAAAATTCGACCCTGTTGATCGAGACATACCAAGCCGTGGCCGACCGTCGATAA
- a CDS encoding sugar ABC transporter substrate-binding protein, with translation MKSHLKFGTMARRLVTSAAVCASIALPAAHANAGEAKGGKLIVGIDETASEYWSEYLQGVKDIGESLGKDPAVLTSNYQGDQLLAQLGATYSAGCNQCALATDPSSNAFVKAVVNRSAKSKVHVVTIWNRPEDIHPWDTDSKYWVAHTSFDGVMSGYYQVMALCKALNGKGKIAAIEGVPSTPPAYQRIAGLKKGLKECPGLELVDTQVGDWQETKAQNITRTWLARYGDQLQSIFASNDAMGRGAVAALKEKGLNGKVLVTGSDGSNIGLEMVKNGDMLATVWNDPVLQGAVSMSLAYAAAVGDIDPEKLTHAQRDFYLKQDVVTKDNVDKYLDLKKNAPKYAYDEIKKDFWKDSAGQIPEGANENK, from the coding sequence ATGAAATCGCATCTGAAATTCGGCACCATGGCACGACGGCTCGTGACGTCCGCAGCTGTCTGCGCGAGCATCGCGCTACCGGCCGCGCATGCGAACGCCGGCGAGGCGAAGGGCGGCAAGCTGATTGTCGGCATCGACGAGACAGCTTCCGAATACTGGTCGGAATATCTGCAGGGCGTGAAGGATATCGGCGAGTCGCTCGGCAAGGATCCCGCCGTGCTGACCAGCAATTATCAGGGTGACCAGCTTCTGGCCCAGCTCGGCGCTACCTATTCGGCCGGCTGCAACCAGTGCGCCCTTGCCACCGACCCGTCATCGAACGCCTTCGTAAAAGCCGTAGTCAACAGGTCGGCCAAGTCGAAGGTCCATGTCGTCACGATCTGGAACCGCCCCGAGGACATCCATCCCTGGGACACTGATTCTAAATATTGGGTCGCCCACACGTCCTTTGATGGCGTGATGTCGGGCTATTATCAGGTCATGGCGCTTTGCAAGGCGTTGAACGGCAAGGGCAAGATCGCAGCAATCGAAGGCGTCCCGTCCACCCCGCCGGCCTATCAGCGTATCGCCGGCCTGAAGAAGGGCCTGAAGGAATGCCCCGGTCTCGAACTCGTCGACACGCAGGTCGGTGACTGGCAGGAAACAAAGGCGCAGAATATTACCCGCACCTGGCTTGCGCGCTACGGGGATCAACTGCAGAGCATCTTCGCTTCCAACGATGCGATGGGCCGCGGCGCCGTCGCCGCCCTGAAGGAAAAGGGACTGAACGGTAAGGTTCTAGTTACCGGCTCTGATGGTTCGAATATCGGCCTGGAAATGGTCAAGAACGGCGACATGCTGGCGACCGTCTGGAATGATCCGGTCCTGCAGGGCGCGGTTTCCATGTCGCTCGCCTATGCGGCGGCTGTCGGCGATATCGATCCGGAAAAGCTGACGCATGCGCAGCGCGACTTCTACCTCAAGCAGGATGTCGTGACGAAGGACAACGTCGACAAGTATCTCGACCTCAAGAAGAACGCGCCGAAATACGCCTACGACGAAATCAAGAAAGACTTCTGGAAGGACTCGGCGGGTCAGATTCCGGAAGGCGCAAACGAGAACAAGTAA
- a CDS encoding ABC transporter permease yields the protein MDAATSMNSKTGARSLTLIGEIRSKSSWTQFAGPIVALVVLSVGFQLVSGSFFTIDNLKSVIEAAAVPAILAAAISFVVIMGSIDLSVEGTMATTSMIVALLVANSVNGNDYGMVGLLAALATGLAFGLFNAVLNAVLQMPSLIVTLGTWFVGLGIAAVLFPQRVPQINDPLILNLARVRIFDLSLVVYIALAVIIISQLVLNFTRLGRMIYAIGGDEGLLVASGLRIRWVKISAFSICGLLAGMCGVLLSAQLSTGNANIGNGLLFPAISAAVLGGTVLTGGRGGAVQSALGALLLEVLNNGLIQIGAGPYTRHIISGAVIVIAVAVGGWHRRSKLRVVK from the coding sequence ATGGACGCCGCTACCAGTATGAACTCCAAAACCGGCGCTCGCTCGCTGACGCTGATTGGCGAGATCCGAAGCAAGTCGTCATGGACTCAGTTTGCGGGACCTATTGTGGCGCTCGTCGTGCTGTCCGTAGGTTTCCAGCTGGTTAGCGGTAGCTTCTTTACGATCGACAACCTCAAATCCGTGATCGAGGCAGCGGCGGTTCCTGCAATTCTCGCCGCTGCCATAAGCTTTGTCGTCATCATGGGTTCCATCGACCTCTCGGTGGAAGGCACGATGGCGACGACGAGCATGATCGTTGCCCTCCTGGTCGCAAACAGCGTCAACGGCAACGACTACGGCATGGTGGGGTTACTGGCCGCGCTGGCCACCGGCCTCGCCTTCGGTCTCTTCAACGCCGTCCTCAATGCGGTGCTGCAAATGCCCTCCCTGATAGTGACACTCGGAACCTGGTTCGTCGGGCTGGGCATAGCGGCCGTTCTCTTTCCCCAGCGCGTCCCGCAGATCAACGATCCGCTCATCCTCAACCTGGCCCGTGTTCGCATCTTTGATCTGAGCCTGGTCGTCTACATCGCGCTCGCCGTGATCATCATCAGCCAACTGGTCCTGAATTTCACGAGACTGGGCCGCATGATCTACGCGATCGGAGGCGATGAAGGCCTGCTCGTCGCCTCCGGCCTGCGCATCCGATGGGTCAAGATATCGGCCTTTTCCATTTGCGGTCTGCTCGCGGGCATGTGCGGCGTCTTGCTGTCAGCGCAGCTCAGTACCGGAAATGCGAATATCGGCAATGGGCTTCTGTTTCCAGCGATCAGCGCCGCGGTTCTTGGAGGCACTGTCCTTACCGGCGGACGCGGCGGCGCGGTTCAATCTGCCCTTGGTGCTTTGCTTCTCGAAGTGCTGAACAATGGCCTGATCCAGATCGGAGCCGGTCCCTACACCCGCCATATCATCAGCGGCGCGGTCATCGTCATCGCGGTCGCCGTTGGCGGCTGGCATCGCCGCAGCAAACTGAGGGTCGTAAAATGA